The proteins below are encoded in one region of Labeo rohita strain BAU-BD-2019 chromosome 15, IGBB_LRoh.1.0, whole genome shotgun sequence:
- the slc7a1b gene encoding high affinity cationic amino acid transporter 1b isoform X2: protein MVLSNLRSFGKQLLRVKVVDCSTEESRLSRCLNTFDLVALGVGSTLGAGVYVLAGAVARENAGPGIVLSFLIAALASVMAGLCYAEFGARVPRTGSAYLYSYVTVGELWAFITGWNLILSYIIGTSSVARAWSATFDELIGKHIENFCRLHMSMNSPGVLAEYPDMFAVVIILTLTALLAFGVKESAMVNKVFTCINVLVLMFVVVSGLIKGTLKNWNLNPNEILNDTSYENTSEPLPSEESLGVGGFMPFGFSGVLSGAATCFYAFVGFDCIATTGEEVKNPQRAIPIGIVASLLICFVAYFGVSAALTMMMPYYMLDKNSPLPVAFKYVGWEGATYAVAVGSLCALSTSLLGSMFPLPRIIFAMANDGLIFTFLSRVSERKTPIIATMAAGLLSAVMAFLFDLKDLVDLMSIGTLLAYTLVAACVLVLRYQPEQPSVNVQYQRASCQEETEAESINESSAGFLPGSQDLCTLSNLLFPKNEEPSRLSGFTVNICTSVLGVLVCVFCVVAVQGGFQIWAVAVLATLAVVCFVITMLIGRQPESKTKLSFKVPLLPFLPVLSMFINVYLMMQLDKGTWMRFAIWMAIGFFIYFAYGIWHSTEAALASNDTEDNTFKPTMTNEPATPEKEAFLSGGISARADESSDP from the exons ATGGTCCTCTCCAACCTCAGAAGCTTTGGAAAGCAGCTTCTGCGAGTGAAGGTGGTCGACTGCAGCACAGAAGAGTCTCGGCTCTCCCGATGCCTCAACACCTTTGACCTGGTGGCACTAGGAGTGGGCAGCACATTGGGCGCTGGAGTCTATGTGCTGGCCGGGGCCGTGGCGCGGGAAAACGCCGGTCCGGGCATCGTCCTGTCCTTTCTGATAGCAGCGTTAGCCTCAGTCATGGCCGGACTGTGTTACGCCGAGTTTGGAGCGCGTGTTCCCAGAACGGGCTCCGCGTATCTGTACAGCTACGTAACGGTGGGCGAACTGTGGGCCTTCATCACCGGCTGGAACCTCATCCTGTCTTACATCATAG GAACGTCCAGTGTTGCTCGGGCCTGGAGTGCGACATTTGATGAGCTTATTGGGAAACACATAGAGAATTTCTGCAGGTTACACATGAGTATGAATTCCCCGGGAGTGCTAGCAGAGTATCCTGACATGTTTGCTGTGGTCATCATTCTCACACTGACAG cTTTGTTGGCGTTTGGGGTGAAAGAGTCTGCTATGGTCAATAAGGTGTTCACCTGTATTAACGTCCTGGTGCTGATGTTTGTGGTCGTGTCGGGCCTGATCAAAGGAACCCTCAAAAACTGGAACCTGAATCCTAACGAAATCCTCAACGACACATCCTATGAGAA TACATCAGAGCCGTTGCCATCTGAAGAAAGTTTGGGTGTTGGCGGTTTCATGCCGTTCGGTTTCTCTGGAGTTCTGTCCGGTGCCGCCACCTGTTTCTACGCTTTTGTGGGGTTTGATTGTATTGCCACTACAG GTGAAGAAGTGAAGAATCCTCAGAGGGCAATACCCATTGGCATTGTAGCATCTCTTCTCATCTGTTTCGTCGCCTACTTCGGCGTATCAGCCGCCCTCACAATGATGATGCCGTACTACATGCTGGATAAGAACAGCCCTCTTCCTGTGGCCTTCAAATATGTGGGCTGGGAAGGGGCGACGTACGCAGTAGCCGTTGGTTCCCTTTGTGCTTTGTCCACCAG TCTGCTGGGCTCCATGTTCCCACTGCCACGCATTATCTTTGCCATGGCAAATGACGGTCTGATCTTCACCTTCCTGTCTCGCGTCAGTGAGAGGAAGACGCCCATCATCGCCACCATGGCGGCCGGGCTTCTGTCCG CGGTGATGGCCTTCCTGTTCGATCTGAAAGATCTGGTTGATCTCATGTCCATTGGCACTCTTCTGGCGTACACACTAGTTGCAGCCTGTGTCTTAGTCTTAAG gtACCAGCCAGAGCAGCCCAGTGTAAATGTCCAGTATCAGAGAGCCAGTTGTCAGGAGGAAACGGAGGCTGAATCCATCAACGAGAGCAGTGCTGGTTTCCTGCCTGGATCTCAAGATCTTTGCACCCTCAGCAACCTACTGTTCCCCAAAAACGAGGAGCCGTCTCGTCTCTCTGGCTTCACTGTCAACATCTGCACCAGTGTATTAG GTGTTCtggtgtgtgtgttctgtgtcGTGGCAGTTCAGGGTGGATTTCAGATCTGGGCTGTTGCGGTTCTTGCCACTCTggctgttgtttgttttgtcatcaCCATGTTAATAGGGCGGCAGCCTGagagcaagacaaaactgtcttttaag GTTCCGCTGCTGCCATTCCTTCCCGTCCTcagcatgtttattaatgtgtaCCTGATGATGCAGCTGGACAAAGGCACCTGGATGCGCTTCGCCATTTGGATGGCTATAG gtttttttatttattttgcctaCGGGATCTGGCACAGCACAGAAGCGGCCTTGGCCAGTAACGACACGGAAGATAACACCTTCAAACCCACAATGACAAATGAACCAGCCACACCTGAGAAAGAGGCTTTCTTGAGTGGCGGCATTAGTGCCAGAGCAGACGAGAGCAGCGAcccttga
- the slc7a1b gene encoding high affinity cationic amino acid transporter 1b isoform X1 — protein sequence MVLSNLRSFGKQLLRVKVVDCSTEESRLSRCLNTFDLVALGVGSTLGAGVYVLAGAVARENAGPGIVLSFLIAALASVMAGLCYAEFGARVPRTGSAYLYSYVTVGELWAFITGWNLILSYIIGTSSVARAWSATFDELIGKHIENFCRLHMSMNSPGVLAEYPDMFAVVIILTLTALLAFGVKESAMVNKVFTCINVLVLMFVVVSGLIKGTLKNWNLNPNEILNDTSYENTSEPLPSEESLGVGGFMPFGFSGVLSGAATCFYAFVGFDCIATTGEEVKNPQRAIPIGIVASLLICFVAYFGVSAALTMMMPYYMLDKNSPLPVAFKYVGWEGATYAVAVGSLCALSTSLLGSMFPMPRVIWAMAEDGLLFKFLANISEKSKTPIMATVTSGIVAAVMAFLFDLKDLVDLMSIGTLLAYTLVAACVLVLRYQPEQPSVNVQYQRASCQEETEAESINESSAGFLPGSQDLCTLSNLLFPKNEEPSRLSGFTVNICTSVLGVLVCVFCVVAVQGGFQIWAVAVLATLAVVCFVITMLIGRQPESKTKLSFKVPLLPFLPVLSMFINVYLMMQLDKGTWMRFAIWMAIGFFIYFAYGIWHSTEAALASNDTEDNTFKPTMTNEPATPEKEAFLSGGISARADESSDP from the exons ATGGTCCTCTCCAACCTCAGAAGCTTTGGAAAGCAGCTTCTGCGAGTGAAGGTGGTCGACTGCAGCACAGAAGAGTCTCGGCTCTCCCGATGCCTCAACACCTTTGACCTGGTGGCACTAGGAGTGGGCAGCACATTGGGCGCTGGAGTCTATGTGCTGGCCGGGGCCGTGGCGCGGGAAAACGCCGGTCCGGGCATCGTCCTGTCCTTTCTGATAGCAGCGTTAGCCTCAGTCATGGCCGGACTGTGTTACGCCGAGTTTGGAGCGCGTGTTCCCAGAACGGGCTCCGCGTATCTGTACAGCTACGTAACGGTGGGCGAACTGTGGGCCTTCATCACCGGCTGGAACCTCATCCTGTCTTACATCATAG GAACGTCCAGTGTTGCTCGGGCCTGGAGTGCGACATTTGATGAGCTTATTGGGAAACACATAGAGAATTTCTGCAGGTTACACATGAGTATGAATTCCCCGGGAGTGCTAGCAGAGTATCCTGACATGTTTGCTGTGGTCATCATTCTCACACTGACAG cTTTGTTGGCGTTTGGGGTGAAAGAGTCTGCTATGGTCAATAAGGTGTTCACCTGTATTAACGTCCTGGTGCTGATGTTTGTGGTCGTGTCGGGCCTGATCAAAGGAACCCTCAAAAACTGGAACCTGAATCCTAACGAAATCCTCAACGACACATCCTATGAGAA TACATCAGAGCCGTTGCCATCTGAAGAAAGTTTGGGTGTTGGCGGTTTCATGCCGTTCGGTTTCTCTGGAGTTCTGTCCGGTGCCGCCACCTGTTTCTACGCTTTTGTGGGGTTTGATTGTATTGCCACTACAG GTGAAGAAGTGAAGAATCCTCAGAGGGCAATACCCATTGGCATTGTAGCATCTCTTCTCATCTGTTTCGTCGCCTACTTCGGCGTATCAGCCGCCCTCACAATGATGATGCCGTACTACATGCTGGATAAGAACAGCCCTCTTCCTGTGGCCTTCAAATATGTGGGCTGGGAAGGGGCGACGTACGCAGTAGCCGTTGGTTCCCTTTGTGCTTTGTCCACCAG TCTGTTGGGCTCCATGTTCCCAATGCCCCGTGTAATATGGGCCATGGCTGAAGACGGGCTCCTCTTCAAGTTCTTGGCCAACATCAGTGAAAAATCCAAAACGCCCATAATGGCCACTGTAACCTCAGGCATAGTGGCAG CGGTGATGGCCTTCCTGTTCGATCTGAAAGATCTGGTTGATCTCATGTCCATTGGCACTCTTCTGGCGTACACACTAGTTGCAGCCTGTGTCTTAGTCTTAAG gtACCAGCCAGAGCAGCCCAGTGTAAATGTCCAGTATCAGAGAGCCAGTTGTCAGGAGGAAACGGAGGCTGAATCCATCAACGAGAGCAGTGCTGGTTTCCTGCCTGGATCTCAAGATCTTTGCACCCTCAGCAACCTACTGTTCCCCAAAAACGAGGAGCCGTCTCGTCTCTCTGGCTTCACTGTCAACATCTGCACCAGTGTATTAG GTGTTCtggtgtgtgtgttctgtgtcGTGGCAGTTCAGGGTGGATTTCAGATCTGGGCTGTTGCGGTTCTTGCCACTCTggctgttgtttgttttgtcatcaCCATGTTAATAGGGCGGCAGCCTGagagcaagacaaaactgtcttttaag GTTCCGCTGCTGCCATTCCTTCCCGTCCTcagcatgtttattaatgtgtaCCTGATGATGCAGCTGGACAAAGGCACCTGGATGCGCTTCGCCATTTGGATGGCTATAG gtttttttatttattttgcctaCGGGATCTGGCACAGCACAGAAGCGGCCTTGGCCAGTAACGACACGGAAGATAACACCTTCAAACCCACAATGACAAATGAACCAGCCACACCTGAGAAAGAGGCTTTCTTGAGTGGCGGCATTAGTGCCAGAGCAGACGAGAGCAGCGAcccttga